The following are encoded together in the Candidatus Bathyarchaeota archaeon genome:
- a CDS encoding winged helix-turn-helix domain-containing protein: protein MDENKEQLLRLLGSYSRLKILTILLKHQEQDLTLYKITKYSKLSKDIIRRNIMNLVEADLVNVRHYGAIRIYSLNKNDAVVNEFVEFLKKAKLV from the coding sequence ATGGATGAAAATAAGGAACAACTTCTAAGATTATTGGGAAGCTATAGCCGCCTGAAGATACTGACTATTTTATTAAAACATCAAGAGCAAGATCTCACATTATATAAAATCACAAAATATAGTAAATTAAGTAAAGACATAATCAGACGTAACATTATGAATTTAGTTGAGGCGGATTTGGTGAATGTAAGACACTACGGTGCAATTAGGATTTATTCTTTGAATAAGAATGATGCCGTAGTTAATGAGTTTGTGGAATTTCTAAAAAAAGCAAAACTAGTTTAG